GTGAAGTGACGAATTGTTGTGCAGCTGATGTGCAACTGCTACACGGTGAGACAGGATGGCTCCACAACCTTCATGAGGTCCTGGGTTCTTCAGGTACCTGCAGTACTTTCAATTATATTCCTTGCGGAATCTTGAATGGAGAGAGAGGCTGAACTACATAGTGAAGCTGATGAGTCTGCATCGCAGGGATCCATGGACGGCCGGAACTGGACGAGCCTCCGCGTCCACGACGGTGATGCTACCATTTGCCATCCCGGGCAGTTCGCGTCGTGGCCCATCGTTGGCCCGCCGGCCCTGCTGCCCTTCCGATTCTTCAGGGTGGCCCTGACGGGCCCTGCCGCCGGCAGCGTCTCCAACGCTTGGAACCTCTGCATTTGCTTCCTCGAGCTCTACGGCTACTTCCGTTAGAAGAGGACCGTGCCATTTTTTTTATTGGCTTTGTACTTACACCGTGTACATATATAGCTCTGTACTGCTGGACATACGGGCTTGCTTGAATTTCGCTGTCTTCTTGTTGCATATCAAAAGATGCTGTATATATGCTTTTGTTTGAAGATAAATATACTCGAGGGAAAACATGCTGGCAGTGTTGATCGAGCTTATCAAATGAATAACAAAGATTGTTTCCACGGTCgttttcttttttgtttctcTAAAACATATGATACAAAAGCAGACGCTCAGATATATGTATACTTAaaataattttttttgaaaaagtgTGGAAGATAACAATGATCTTACCAAACCTTTCACTGAAGAGGAGGTGAAGAAAACTGTGTTTAGTATGAAAGACAATACAGCTCCTGGGCCTGATGGTTTTGGAGTTACTTTCTACAAGAAATGTTGGGAAACAATCAAGGGGGAGCTGATGGCAATGGTTAACGACTTCTACCTGAGGAGGTTGGACATAGCCAGGCTTAACTATGGGGTGGTAACACTGATTCCCAAGGTTCATGATGCCAATAATGTTAAGCAATATAGGCCAATCTGTCTGCTAAATGTCAGCTTTAAGATATTCACCAAGCTAATCATGGGGAGACTTACCAGGGTGGCAAAACAACTTATCTCACCAAGTCAAACTGCTTTCATTAAAGATAGGTTTATTCTGGATGGAGCAGTTATACTACATGAAGTGATCCATGAACTGCACTCTAAGATGTCTGGAGTGATCTTGAAAATAGATTTCGAAAAAGCTTATGATAGTATCAACTGGAACTTTGTGGAAGAAGTTATGATTAGGAAGGGCTTCTCTGAGACATTGAGGGGGTGGATCATGGACACTGTCAAAGGGGGGAGGGTGTGTATCAACATCAATGGCCAAAATGGTCCCTACTTCAAGACACATGGAGGCCTCAGGCAGGCTGTCCCCCCTGCTGTTCAACTTAGCAGTGGACGCTCTTGCACATATTATGGACAAAGCAAAAGGCCGGGGGTTGGTAAAAGGGGTGGTGCCTCACTTGGTTCCTTGGGGATTACCCATTTGCAATACGCAGATGATACAGTGGATCTGACAGAGAATTAGTTAAGAACATGAAGTTCCTCTTATACTGCTTTGAATGGATGTCAGGGCTGAAAATTAACTATCATAAAAGTGAGATCCTTGTTTTTGGAGCAGAAGAGGAGGAGAAACATGTGCTGGCCAACATGTTGAATTGCAAGATGGGTCAGATGCCAATGAAGTATTTAGGCTTCCCAATAAGTGACAGATCCCTAGGAGCTGGGGCATTCGGAAGCATAGTGGAAAAGATGAGGAAGAAACTGCAGCCATGGAAAGGTAAACACCTATCCTATGGGGGGCGCCTTATTCTGACAAACTCTTCCCTTAGCAGCATGCCTACTTACATGATGGGAATGTTCAATATTCCTGAAATTATACACAGCCAGATGGACACATCTGAAGCAGATTCTTTTGGAGGGGGGATTGTGAGAAGTTTAAATATCATATGGTAAAATGGGATAATGTGTGTTTGCCCAAGGACTTTGGGGGTTTGGGAATCACAAACACCAGGGCTTTAAATGAAGCCTTGCTGGTTAAATGGGTTTGGAGGTTCTACAAAGAGGATGAGGGTGATGCATGCTGCCAGCTGTTAAGAGCAAAGTGCCTAAGGAATAAACCTATGCTGCTGTGCAAAGGGACTACTGGCTCACAGTTTTGGAGGGGTGTGAATAAGATCAAACATTTGTTTAGTTGGGGGGCAACTTTCAAAGTAAATAATGGGAAAAACACCAGATTTTGGGAATATGTATGGCTATTAGACGTTCCCTTGAGGCTGGCTTATCCCAAGTTGTACGAATACTGTAACAGCAAAAACTGCTTGGTCAGTGATTGTTTCCGTGAAGGGGAATGGGAGATATCCTTTAGAAGATCTTTTAGAAACACTGAAGTAAGGCAATGGGAGGGTCTGTTATCACTGCTGGAGGAGGTTCAGCTGAACAATATCAGAGACTCGGTCTTATGGGGGCTTGAAAAATCTGGACAGTACACCACGCGATCCATGTATAGGATAGTGTCGCATAGACATAGAGGGGTGGTCAACAGCCGCAATGAAAAAAGTGTGGAAGAGCAGGCTACCGTTGAAATTGAAGGTGTTTGCTTGGCAGGCCTTCCAAGGGGTTGagctgaaaaaaaaagaaaatggaaaGGAAGCAAAAACTGCAATATCTGTGGGTGTCCTGAAACTGGGGACCATACTTTCTTCTCATGCATAGTTGCTAGATTCGTTTGGACATGCTTCAAAGAAGCCTTGGGGTGGGATAGGATTCCTATAGGGATGCAGGACTTCCTGGAGTGCTGGATACCTCTGGGGTGCAGAGACTATGGCCTTAAACTTTTCTTACTTACTATTGTGATGTGGTCGCTTTGGACGTCACGCAACAAAAAGAGCAATTGAGGGGAGGTTCCCCCGATGTCCCGCTGACCTACTGTTCAAATCTAACATGTTTTTGCAGAAATGGAAGGTACTGTTGAGGGCTGATGGCCTCGACAAACTAGAAGAaatgacaacacagataagaAGCTGGGGGGAGTTGGAGGACGATTTCATCTGATGTCTGTCTTTTGCgcctttttttttctgattaGCCCAGTTTGCAAAGGCCCAGCAAACCTATGTATCCAAACTCTTATTCGCTTTCTATAAAAGCTGGGTGAACCCTGTTTCAAAAAAGGAAAATGAAAATTATACTGTGACGTACGGCGCATGATTATCTTGCTACAGGTTATCAGCTGCAGAGACGGCGTCATATCTTGGCTACTTCCGATTGTTGCTTCTGTGGCGCGCAGAACTGAAAGAATGGAACACTGCTTTGTTATGTGCTAGTTTGTTGCTTCTGGAAAGGAGTGAAAAGTCAGGTTGATATACATCTTGGTAGAAGATACATAATAAATACAAACCAGTGGATGTTTGATCTGTTGGATAGATGTAACGAAATACAAGCAGGAGTGGTTGCTGTAGTGCGTTGGCATACTTATTAGCATCAATGTTGATGCAACAATCTTTACCTCTTCTTCTAGTTTGGCCTTTGAGTTGGTGTTTCTAAGGGTACATGACTATTAGTTTATCGTATGTCATTCAATGGCATCACCTTACCTGAAGTTGCAGGCTCTTGTTCTACACACTCGCTCGAAGAAGGTTTCCATAGTGTGTTGGCATATTTGGGAAGTCCGAAATGAAGTGAGAAATTCTGATGCTAAAGCTTGCTCGACAACAGCAGTTAAGAAAGTGTGGTTGCTTATGTGGAGATGATTGTTATACATTGTTTGAAACCAAGTTGCTTAATTTGGTTTGTTAATGTTGATGCAACAATCTTTGCCTCTTCTTCGAGTTTGGCTATTAAGGTGGCGTTTCGAAATTATATGGGTGCACGTCTATTGGCTTATCATAAGTCACGCAATGGCATCAGCTCATCTGAAATTGCAGAGGCTCTTGCTCTACGATATGTTGTTGTTCTTGCGCTCGAAGAAAGTTTCCATAGTATGGTTTTGCAATCTGATTGCTTGGCCTTAATTCTGAAGACAAATGCACCTGTCACTGCTGTTAGATATAGAACTACAGCGGGCTTTAAATAGCTGATATTAGATCGCTGGTCTGGAGTTTTCTTTGGTTCATGAAAGTTATTATTGTGCTAATGAGGTAGGCTCGATCGGGTAAGCTTATTCGGTCTTTCGATCCTAATTGCATCCAAAAAATTTTGTAAACCTTTTAGCTTATAATAATCCATATGCAGTTTTCAATAATATAATTATTTAGTTAAACAGAAAAAAAAGTATCAGAAGGTAGGCGATGCCGAATTCAATTGCCGATGATATATATATGCTGAAGCAATATAATAGCATGCATACAAAGCATGCATGGAACTTGGTACAAGATGGATGGATCATATCGAGATGACTCTGATGATCTATCGATAGCAGTACAGACGTAGatagatagatatatatatatcagtTGACGGTGACCTTGCCGACCATTCCGGCTCCTTGGTGCGGCTCGCAGTAGAATCCGTAGGTTCCCGGCACGGTGAGCGTGACGGAGTAGGTCTCTCCCGGCGCGTTGAGGTACTCCTCCTGCGAGATCTTGGCGGCGTCGACACCGCTGGGCACCTCGTCCTCGTCGAAGACGACGTTGTGTGGGTACCCGGCGTTGTTCTTGAAGGTGATTGCCTCGCCGGCCTTGACGGTGAACTCGCTGGGCTCGAAGACGAGGACGCCTCCGGTGGCGCCCAGCAGCACCTCCTGGGCCATggcgccgccggcgagcagggcgctggcggccacggccacggcggcGGTGCCGGCGGCCTTGCCGAGCGAGGCGCGCACGGTGAAAGCAGCAGCAGAGCGCCTGCTGGCAACGGCGCGGGCTGGCCTGGCAGCCGCGAAGGAAGGGGCGGTGACGGCggcagaggagagggaggccattGTTAAGTTGGTGGTAGACTCACTAGACCGAGCAAATAAAGCTGCAACTGCAACTGcaaagcaagagagagagagagagagagagagagagagagagagcgcgagCGAGCAAGCTATAGCCTATAGCTAGCCAGGCCCCGGCAGGTGGAGAGGAGGGAGAAATAGGAGGAGGTGGCAGGGGAGGATGAGGCAACGGGTGGCCAGGGAGAAATCCTTATCCCGGCGATCCTTATGGCCGTGCTTGCGTTGCATGCCCACGGATAGATAGACCTCTCCACTCCATTCCAGATGAGATTTCCCATCCATCTTCTCCATCTGCTCCGCTCCATCTGAATGAATGATGTGTGGTGGATGTCAGCAATGCCATATGGCAGCAGGTCCCTCAGCCTCTCTTTCTCACTCTCGctcttctttttttcctttttcttgtttaaaataaaaaaatggaAAGGAGAATAGATAATCCAGGATGAGTTATGGGCCAAGCATGCAGCCCAGTAGCAGTATGATGGGCTAAGCAGCAgcagagtgggccgggctgaaaCGAACGAACGAACAGTGGGCTGGGCTGTGtggattttttttcaaaaagggttaaaaaaattaaattcgaaaaaggtgCCGATTCGTAAATTTTtgaaaatgggtacctccccccgatcaacgggcgggagacgtggggccggggacctcccacCCATCCAACGGACGGGAGGTTCCAAAACTTTTTCCAGGCCCCTcacgagggcctcttcgcgaataaacttttcttattcgcgaagaggcccctgaggcatcccgcccgtccaACGGGCGGAGGTGCCCACCTTCTTATTTTTTGttgaaatttatgttttacaaactatttaaaattcatactttttcaaatataaaatttattcgccatactcttttatatacataaaaaaatttagttcaattttacgaagaagattacggtatctaaaactcgtatgaagatggttaagcga
The genomic region above belongs to Panicum hallii strain FIL2 chromosome 4, PHallii_v3.1, whole genome shotgun sequence and contains:
- the LOC112890909 gene encoding plastocyanin, chloroplastic-like → MASLSSAAVTAPSFAAARPARAVASRRSAAAFTVRASLGKAAGTAAVAVAASALLAGGAMAQEVLLGATGGVLVFEPSEFTVKAGEAITFKNNAGYPHNVVFDEDEVPSGVDAAKISQEEYLNAPGETYSVTLTVPGTYGFYCEPHQGAGMVGKVTVN